One region of Termitidicoccus mucosus genomic DNA includes:
- a CDS encoding NAD-dependent malic enzyme — protein sequence MKKQNADKLHSTGASAQPRGMSLLTDALRNKGTAFSEAERDALGLRGLLPPRVFTLEEQKQRALGNLRRKPTNLEKYIYLTTLQTRNETLFYRVLQDHIEEMMPLVYTPTVGQACLEYGSIFRRPRGLFISIRERGRIAEILRHWPIADVRMIVVTDGERILGLGDLGALGMGIPVGKLSLYTACAGVHPGYCLPITLDVGTDNDTLRNDPFYIGLNQKRVRGPEYDEFLDEFVAAVKTVFPRALLQWEDFGNTNAFRLLASNRSKICSFNDDIQGTASVALAGLLGAHRITGGSIEKQRILFLGAGEAGTGIADLFVTAAMDAGLTEAQARACCWFVDSEGLVVKNRKGRPLAHHKIPYAHDHAPIATLAEAVEALKPTALIGVSSQARAFTEPIVRRMAALNKHPVIFALSNPTAKAECTAEEAYQWTDGRVVFASGSPFDPVKLGERTFVPGQGNNVYIFPGVGLGALACGATEVTDRMFLTAARTLASMVGEEDLAKGRVYPALTRIRAVSLAIAVEVAKEAHKEGLATLPKPADLEADIRQSMFEPVYQDCL from the coding sequence ATGAAAAAACAGAATGCCGACAAACTCCACTCCACCGGCGCCTCCGCGCAACCGCGCGGCATGAGCCTCCTGACCGACGCACTTCGCAACAAGGGCACCGCCTTCAGCGAGGCCGAGCGCGACGCCCTCGGCCTGCGCGGCCTGCTGCCGCCGCGCGTGTTCACCCTCGAGGAGCAAAAACAGCGCGCCCTCGGCAATCTGCGCCGCAAACCCACCAACCTGGAAAAATACATCTACCTGACCACCCTCCAGACCCGCAACGAAACCCTCTTCTACCGCGTCCTCCAGGATCACATCGAGGAAATGATGCCCCTCGTCTACACGCCGACCGTCGGCCAGGCCTGCCTCGAATACGGCTCCATCTTCCGCCGCCCGCGCGGCCTCTTCATCAGCATCCGCGAACGCGGCCGCATCGCCGAAATCCTCCGCCACTGGCCCATCGCCGACGTGCGCATGATCGTCGTCACCGACGGCGAGCGCATCCTCGGGCTCGGCGACCTCGGCGCGCTCGGCATGGGCATCCCCGTCGGCAAACTCTCCCTCTACACCGCCTGCGCCGGCGTGCATCCCGGCTACTGCCTGCCCATCACCCTCGATGTTGGCACCGACAACGACACCCTCCGCAACGACCCCTTCTACATCGGCCTCAATCAAAAACGCGTCCGCGGCCCCGAATACGACGAATTCCTCGACGAATTTGTCGCCGCCGTGAAAACCGTCTTCCCCCGCGCCTTGCTCCAATGGGAGGACTTCGGCAACACCAACGCCTTCCGCCTCCTCGCCTCCAACCGCTCCAAAATCTGCTCCTTCAACGACGACATCCAGGGCACCGCCTCCGTCGCCCTGGCCGGCCTGCTGGGCGCGCACCGCATCACCGGCGGCAGCATCGAGAAACAACGCATCCTCTTCCTCGGCGCGGGCGAGGCCGGCACCGGCATCGCCGACCTCTTTGTCACCGCCGCCATGGACGCCGGCCTCACCGAGGCGCAGGCCCGCGCCTGCTGCTGGTTTGTGGACTCCGAGGGCCTCGTCGTGAAAAACCGCAAGGGCCGCCCCCTCGCCCACCACAAGATTCCCTATGCGCACGACCACGCGCCCATCGCCACGCTCGCCGAGGCGGTCGAGGCGCTCAAGCCCACCGCCCTCATCGGCGTGTCGAGCCAGGCGCGCGCCTTCACCGAACCCATTGTCCGGCGCATGGCGGCACTCAACAAGCATCCGGTCATCTTCGCGCTGTCCAATCCGACCGCGAAAGCCGAGTGCACCGCCGAGGAAGCCTATCAGTGGACCGACGGGCGCGTCGTCTTCGCCAGCGGCAGTCCCTTCGATCCCGTGAAACTCGGCGAACGCACCTTCGTTCCCGGCCAGGGCAACAACGTCTATATCTTCCCCGGCGTCGGCCTCGGCGCGCTCGCCTGCGGCGCGACGGAAGTGACCGACCGCATGTTCCTCACCGCCGCGCGCACGCTCGCCTCCATGGTCGGGGAGGAGGACCTCGCGAAAGGCCGCGTCTATCCCGCCCTCACCCGCATCCGCGCCGTCTCGCTCGCCATCGCGGTCGAGGTCGCCAAGGAGGCCCACAAGGAAGGCTTGGCCACGCTGCCCAAGCCCGCCGATCTCGAAGCCGACATCCGCCAGTCGATGTTCGAGCCGGTCTATCAGGACTGCCTGTAG
- a CDS encoding response regulator transcription factor, which yields MRILVVEDSPRLQTTLGIALRKSGYVVDVAGDGETGLWMAQTNDYDAIVLDLMLPKLDGMKLLAELRHQGNAVHVLLLTARDAVEDRVRGLQGGADDYLIKPFAMEELLARVQALCRRGYGSKADIIMLGALEINAQARTVRVAGRPVEITAREYLILEYLARRRGQVASRGEIEAHIYEGHADLMSNVVDSAVCMLRKKLGGGAPLIRTRRGFGYVLEEEPEDAAAQT from the coding sequence ATGCGCATCCTTGTTGTAGAAGACTCGCCCCGGCTTCAGACCACGCTCGGCATTGCGTTGCGCAAGTCCGGCTATGTCGTGGATGTCGCGGGCGACGGCGAGACCGGGCTCTGGATGGCGCAGACGAACGACTACGACGCGATCGTGCTCGATCTCATGCTGCCCAAGCTCGACGGGATGAAATTGCTCGCGGAATTGCGGCACCAGGGCAACGCCGTGCACGTGCTGCTGCTCACGGCGCGCGACGCGGTCGAGGACCGGGTGCGCGGCTTGCAGGGCGGCGCGGACGACTACCTGATAAAACCGTTCGCCATGGAGGAACTGCTCGCGCGCGTGCAGGCGCTCTGCCGGCGCGGTTACGGCTCGAAGGCGGACATCATCATGCTGGGCGCGCTGGAAATCAACGCGCAGGCGCGCACGGTGCGGGTGGCGGGACGGCCCGTGGAGATCACGGCGCGCGAGTATTTGATTCTTGAATACCTGGCGCGGCGGCGCGGGCAGGTCGCCTCGCGCGGGGAGATCGAGGCGCACATCTACGAGGGCCATGCCGACCTGATGAGCAACGTGGTGGATTCCGCGGTGTGCATGCTGCGCAAGAAACTCGGCGGGGGCGCGCCGCTGATCCGCACGCGCCGCGGATTCGGCTACGTGCTGGAAGAGGAGCCCGAGGACGCGGCGGCGCAGACATGA
- a CDS encoding ATP-binding protein, protein MSVSIRRQLARRLLAVVLVLLGAGLSAIYLASRRTALAEFDATLDAKAQAVSSVTVQEEDGDVRVDLSDRFFQGFEDHVMTDFFELRDASGKILARSESLYHPDGLLAPVGCGGVTPMRWDLTLPTGHAGRAVRFDFLPPIEGTELPERLGEPVRLVVASDRAHLDEGLWRFLAWLLAGGGLLAGLMLWLVPGVLRHGLRPLERLGEQAGRIDASALGEGARFPVDGLPVELQSIARRLNDLLGRLGESLARERRFSANLAHELRTPLAELRSLAECAIKWPDARDGAMDHEVLAIARHMETLATHLLALARGEQGRFEPALEEVDLAAEAGSVWASFAGRARERGLEVSLVLPSARVTADRQLLRLILVNLFENAVEYASDAGRIEVRVDAADPGGSAACLRVGNSTSNLTGTEVAHFFDRLWRKEEARSKQQHLGLGLSLARAQAGAMRWTLTVALDEATGWLEFRLGPEAAE, encoded by the coding sequence ATGAGCGTTTCCATCCGGCGTCAACTCGCGCGGCGGCTGCTGGCGGTGGTGCTGGTGCTGCTGGGCGCGGGATTGTCCGCAATTTACCTGGCCTCGCGCCGCACGGCGCTGGCGGAATTCGACGCGACGCTCGATGCGAAGGCGCAGGCGGTGAGCTCCGTCACGGTGCAGGAGGAGGACGGCGATGTGCGCGTGGATTTGAGCGACCGTTTTTTCCAGGGTTTCGAGGACCATGTGATGACGGATTTTTTTGAGTTGCGGGATGCATCGGGCAAAATCCTCGCCCGCTCGGAATCGTTGTATCATCCCGACGGGCTGCTCGCCCCGGTCGGATGCGGCGGCGTGACGCCGATGCGCTGGGATCTGACGCTGCCGACCGGCCATGCCGGGCGGGCCGTGCGATTCGATTTTCTTCCCCCCATCGAGGGGACGGAGCTGCCGGAGCGACTGGGCGAACCGGTGCGGCTCGTGGTGGCGTCGGACCGCGCGCATCTGGACGAGGGACTGTGGCGGTTTCTCGCATGGCTGCTGGCCGGCGGGGGATTGCTGGCGGGGCTGATGCTGTGGCTGGTGCCGGGCGTGCTGCGGCACGGCTTGCGCCCGCTCGAAAGGCTGGGCGAGCAGGCAGGGAGGATCGACGCCTCCGCGCTCGGCGAGGGCGCGCGCTTCCCGGTGGACGGGCTGCCGGTGGAATTGCAGTCGATCGCGCGGCGGCTGAACGACCTGCTGGGGCGCCTCGGCGAGTCGCTGGCCCGGGAGCGGCGTTTCAGCGCAAATCTCGCGCATGAGTTGCGCACGCCGCTGGCGGAATTGCGCAGCCTGGCGGAGTGCGCGATCAAGTGGCCCGATGCGCGCGACGGCGCGATGGACCACGAGGTGCTGGCCATCGCGCGGCACATGGAAACGCTGGCGACGCACCTGCTGGCGCTCGCGCGCGGCGAGCAGGGGCGTTTCGAGCCGGCGTTGGAGGAGGTGGACTTGGCGGCGGAGGCCGGGTCGGTGTGGGCTTCGTTTGCCGGGAGGGCGCGGGAACGCGGGCTGGAGGTGTCGCTGGTGCTGCCGTCCGCGCGGGTGACGGCGGACCGTCAATTGTTGCGGTTGATATTGGTCAATCTTTTCGAGAACGCCGTCGAATATGCTTCCGACGCGGGACGGATAGAGGTGCGGGTGGATGCCGCCGACCCCGGCGGCAGCGCGGCGTGTTTGCGCGTGGGCAACAGCACGAGCAATCTCACCGGGACCGAAGTGGCGCATTTCTTTGACCGGCTTTGGCGCAAGGAGGAGGCGCGCAGCAAGCAGCAGCACCTTGGGCTCGGGCTCTCGCTCGCGCGCGCGCAGGCGGGCGCGATGCGCTGGACCCTGACCGTGGCGCTCGACGAGGCCACGGGTTGGTTGGAATTCAGGCTCGGCCCCGAAGCCGCGGAATGA
- a CDS encoding NADH-quinone oxidoreductase subunit A: protein MPSAHPYAFLALFAVIAAAFPFALLLVARIWFRLFQPPKPNPVKNNVYECGLESTDIQRVQFKAHYYLYAILFLIFDVEVLFLLPFAVVFTGLPAGALLAMLVFILLLAEGLVWAWQRGHLEWK from the coding sequence ATGCCTTCCGCTCATCCTTATGCTTTCCTTGCGCTGTTTGCGGTCATCGCTGCGGCGTTTCCCTTTGCCCTGCTGTTGGTTGCGCGGATTTGGTTCAGACTCTTCCAGCCGCCGAAGCCCAACCCGGTCAAGAACAACGTGTATGAATGCGGACTCGAATCGACCGACATCCAGCGCGTGCAGTTCAAGGCGCATTATTATCTCTATGCCATTCTGTTCCTGATTTTTGACGTGGAGGTTCTGTTTCTCCTGCCCTTCGCGGTCGTGTTTACCGGCCTGCCGGCCGGCGCGCTGCTGGCGATGCTGGTGTTCATTTTGTTGCTGGCCGAGGGGCTCGTCTGGGCGTGGCAACGCGGGCACCTCGAATGGAAATAA
- a CDS encoding NADH-quinone oxidoreductase subunit B has protein sequence MSTSSAPSPASIESVPPAPVPLPGGISHEERESFRQQGILLTSFNEIYNWGRANSIWPLQFGLACCAIEMIAVAAARFDIARFGAEIFRASPRQADLMIVSGTVTKKMAPQVVRIWNQMGEPKYCIAMGACSISGGPFKQGYNVLKGVDRYIPVDVYIPGCPPRPEALLNGLMEVQKKIKAERLTGPDAPRHLRKDLPCEWPVPAYGEHDLVPPKNDSVWRPAPSLVRADKP, from the coding sequence ATGAGCACCTCTTCCGCCCCGTCCCCCGCATCCATCGAATCCGTCCCGCCTGCTCCGGTGCCGTTGCCGGGGGGGATCTCGCATGAGGAACGCGAGTCGTTTCGCCAGCAGGGCATCCTGCTGACCAGCTTCAACGAAATCTACAACTGGGGCCGCGCGAACTCCATCTGGCCGCTCCAGTTCGGCCTCGCCTGCTGCGCCATCGAGATGATCGCGGTGGCGGCGGCGCGTTTCGACATCGCGCGTTTCGGCGCCGAGATTTTCCGCGCCTCGCCGCGCCAGGCCGACCTCATGATCGTGTCGGGCACCGTCACCAAAAAAATGGCCCCGCAGGTCGTGCGCATCTGGAACCAGATGGGCGAGCCGAAATACTGCATCGCGATGGGCGCATGCTCGATTTCCGGCGGCCCCTTCAAGCAGGGCTACAACGTGCTGAAAGGCGTTGACCGTTACATCCCCGTGGATGTTTACATCCCCGGCTGCCCGCCGCGCCCCGAGGCGCTCCTCAACGGGCTGATGGAGGTGCAGAAAAAGATCAAGGCCGAGCGCCTCACCGGCCCCGACGCCCCGCGCCACCTGCGCAAGGATCTCCCCTGCGAATGGCCCGTGCCCGCCTACGGCGAGCACGACCTCGTCCCGCCTAAAAACGATTCGGTCTGGCGTCCGGCCCCTTCTTTGGTGCGCGCCGACAAACCCTGA
- a CDS encoding MBL fold metallo-hydrolase, with translation MNHSGHSALSRVASAALLAGAMLFSASLAAPVQAAVPSQKQAQVPGYYRMMLGQFEVTALYDGYLMIENPVLIKTDAADIQSLFARMFISSENGVQTAVNAFLVHTGSHLVLVDVGTAGKFGPTLGHIANNLRAAGYDPAQVDTVLLTHLHPDHACGLLTDDGKAVFPNATVHVSKTEADYWLDEAIAAKAPKELQGMFQMSREAVAPYRAANKLKTYQIGDTLVPGIEAVLTPGHTPGHVSYLLNSLDESMLVWGDIIHSHAVQFAHPEVAVTFDSDAGQAVATRQKILAQAAADRLWIAGAHLPFPGIGHVATEGKAYAWVPIEYAPVEPAR, from the coding sequence ATGAACCACTCCGGACATTCGGCACTTTCCCGCGTCGCCTCCGCCGCATTGCTGGCCGGCGCGATGCTGTTCTCCGCATCGCTGGCGGCTCCGGTTCAGGCTGCCGTCCCCTCGCAAAAACAAGCGCAGGTCCCGGGTTATTACCGGATGATGCTCGGCCAGTTTGAAGTCACCGCCCTGTATGACGGCTATTTGATGATAGAAAATCCGGTCCTCATCAAAACCGATGCCGCGGACATCCAAAGCCTGTTTGCCCGGATGTTCATCTCCTCCGAAAACGGAGTGCAAACCGCCGTGAATGCATTCCTGGTCCACACGGGTTCCCATCTCGTCCTGGTGGACGTGGGCACGGCCGGAAAATTCGGTCCCACGCTCGGGCACATCGCCAACAACCTGCGGGCGGCCGGCTACGATCCGGCCCAAGTCGACACCGTGCTGCTCACCCACCTGCATCCCGACCACGCGTGCGGCCTGTTGACGGATGACGGCAAGGCGGTTTTCCCCAATGCCACCGTCCATGTTTCCAAAACCGAGGCCGACTACTGGCTGGACGAGGCCATCGCGGCCAAAGCCCCCAAAGAGCTTCAGGGGATGTTCCAAATGTCCCGCGAAGCCGTGGCCCCCTACCGCGCGGCCAACAAGCTGAAAACCTACCAGATCGGCGATACGCTGGTGCCCGGCATCGAGGCCGTCCTCACTCCCGGCCATACCCCCGGCCACGTCAGCTACTTGTTGAATTCCCTCGATGAAAGCATGCTGGTCTGGGGAGACATCATTCACAGCCACGCCGTGCAATTTGCCCATCCGGAGGTCGCGGTCACCTTTGATTCCGACGCCGGGCAGGCCGTCGCCACCCGCCAGAAAATCCTGGCCCAGGCCGCGGCCGACAGGCTCTGGATCGCCGGCGCGCATCTGCCTTTTCCCGGCATCGGCCATGTCGCCACCGAGGGCAAGGCGTATGCCTGGGTGCCCATCGAGTATGCCCCGGTTGAACCCGCGCGCTAA
- a CDS encoding NADH-quinone oxidoreductase subunit C, which produces METLEQLRDRLIAAFPAPDAVTLVTNPGPAAQHSLLLAHAHAREIARFLRDDPALRLDFCSNVSGVDWPDKEITETVKITTPDPAGGPDKVTEQKTKRLQPGYLEVVYHLYSMALKTTAPVVLRLRTANRADDVTVPSLTPVWRSCEFQEREVFDLFGVRFEGHPDLRRILMWDEFKDHPMRKDYVSPDDYEWEPTPHDEVLARAKTHYPAPPALTPSPAVTTKQEAAK; this is translated from the coding sequence GTGGAAACCCTTGAACAACTTCGCGACCGGCTCATCGCGGCCTTTCCGGCCCCGGATGCCGTCACCCTTGTCACCAATCCCGGCCCCGCCGCGCAGCACTCCCTGCTTCTCGCCCACGCGCATGCCCGCGAGATCGCCCGCTTCCTGCGCGACGACCCCGCGCTCCGCCTCGATTTCTGCTCCAATGTCAGCGGCGTCGACTGGCCCGACAAGGAAATCACCGAGACCGTGAAAATCACCACGCCCGACCCCGCCGGCGGCCCGGACAAAGTCACCGAGCAAAAAACCAAGCGCCTCCAGCCCGGTTATCTCGAAGTCGTTTACCACCTCTACTCCATGGCGCTCAAAACCACCGCGCCCGTCGTCCTCCGCCTCCGCACCGCCAACCGCGCCGACGACGTGACCGTGCCCTCGCTCACCCCGGTCTGGCGCTCTTGCGAGTTTCAGGAACGCGAGGTCTTCGATCTCTTCGGCGTCCGCTTCGAAGGCCACCCCGATCTCCGCCGCATCCTCATGTGGGACGAATTCAAGGACCACCCCATGCGCAAAGACTACGTTTCCCCCGACGACTACGAATGGGAGCCCACCCCGCACGACGAAGTGCTGGCGCGCGCGAAAACGCACTATCCCGCGCCGCCGGCGCTGACGCCGTCACCCGCCGTCACCACGAAACAGGAGGCCGCCAAATGA
- a CDS encoding NADH-quinone oxidoreductase subunit D, with translation MGPHHPSTHGVFRMNVVLDGEIIVKLQPVFGYLHRNHEKLAEAISYLASIPYTDRLDYLASLTNNWAYVIAVEKLAGFTVPERGEYIRVIVGELARLINHCCLVGFLLNDLGTSFTPLLYSLRERERMLDLVEELTGSRMMCNYMRFGGVRVDPSPDWLARLKDYLEGDFPKFLDEQDALLTGNEILLARTQGTGILKPDLAINAGITGPMLRASGVDYDIRKVERYSIYDRFDFRVPLGDHGDTYDRYMMRMLEMHESLKILRQALRDIPGGPATDPKAKSRGLRPKPGEAYGRIEAPKGELGFYLISDGGPQPYRYRIRPPSFINLTILEDMCVGQTVADAVITLGSVDIVLGEVDR, from the coding sequence ATGGGGCCGCACCACCCCTCGACCCACGGCGTCTTCCGCATGAACGTCGTCCTCGACGGCGAGATCATCGTCAAGCTCCAGCCCGTTTTCGGCTACCTGCATCGCAACCACGAAAAACTGGCCGAAGCCATTTCCTACCTCGCCAGCATCCCCTACACCGACCGCCTCGACTACCTCGCCTCCCTCACCAACAACTGGGCCTATGTCATCGCGGTCGAGAAACTGGCCGGTTTCACCGTCCCCGAGCGCGGCGAATACATCCGCGTCATCGTCGGCGAACTCGCCCGCCTCATCAACCACTGCTGCCTCGTCGGCTTCCTGCTCAACGACCTCGGCACCTCCTTCACTCCCCTGCTCTACTCCCTGCGCGAACGCGAACGCATGCTCGACCTCGTCGAGGAGCTCACCGGCTCCCGCATGATGTGCAACTACATGCGTTTCGGCGGCGTCCGCGTCGATCCCTCGCCCGACTGGCTCGCCCGCCTGAAAGACTACCTCGAGGGCGACTTCCCAAAATTCCTCGACGAGCAGGACGCCCTCCTCACCGGCAACGAAATCCTCCTCGCCCGCACCCAGGGCACCGGCATCCTCAAACCCGATCTCGCCATCAACGCCGGCATCACCGGCCCCATGCTGCGCGCCTCCGGCGTGGATTACGACATCCGCAAAGTCGAGCGCTACTCCATCTACGACCGCTTCGACTTCCGCGTCCCCCTTGGCGACCACGGCGACACCTACGACCGCTACATGATGCGCATGCTCGAAATGCACGAGTCGCTCAAAATCCTCCGCCAGGCCCTCCGCGACATCCCTGGCGGCCCCGCCACCGATCCCAAGGCCAAATCCCGCGGACTCCGCCCGAAACCCGGCGAAGCCTACGGACGCATCGAGGCCCCCAAGGGCGAACTCGGCTTCTACCTCATCAGCGACGGCGGCCCGCAGCCCTACCGCTACCGCATCCGTCCGCCCTCCTTCATCAACCTCACCATCCTCGAAGACATGTGCGTCGGCCAGACCGTCGCCGACGCCGTCATCACCCTCGGCAGCGTG